One Pleurocapsa sp. PCC 7327 DNA segment encodes these proteins:
- a CDS encoding form I ribulose bisphosphate carboxylase large subunit: protein MVQAKSKGFQAGVKDYRLTYYTPDYTPKDTDVLACFRVTPQPGVPPEEAGAAVAAESSTGTWTTVWTDNLTDLDRYKGRCYDIEPVPNEDNQYFCFVAYPLDLFEEGSVTNMLTSIVGNVFGFKALRALRLEDLRIPVAYLKTFQGPPHGITVERDKLNKYGRPLLGCTIKPKLGLSAKNYGRAVYECLRGGLDLTKDDENINSQPFMRWRDRFLFVQEAIEKAQAETNEIKGHYLNVTAPTVEEMLKRAQFAKEIGTPIIMHDYLTGGFTANTTLAKFCRDNGLLLHIHRAMHAVIDRQKNHGIHFRVLAKCLRMSGGDHLHSGTVVGKLEGERGITMGFVDLMREDYIEEDRARGIFFTQDWASMPGVFPVASGGIHVWHMPALVEIFGDDACFQFGGGTLGHPWGNAPGATANRVALEACIQARNEGRSLAREGNDVIREAARWSPELAAACELWKEIKFEFEAVDTL, encoded by the coding sequence ATGGTACAAGCCAAATCAAAAGGGTTCCAGGCTGGTGTAAAGGATTACCGCCTGACTTACTATACTCCCGACTACACCCCTAAAGATACTGATGTTCTTGCCTGTTTCCGCGTAACGCCCCAACCTGGCGTTCCTCCTGAAGAAGCAGGAGCGGCAGTAGCGGCAGAATCTTCCACCGGAACTTGGACGACGGTTTGGACGGACAACTTGACCGACCTCGATCGCTATAAAGGTCGTTGCTACGACATCGAGCCAGTTCCCAACGAAGATAATCAGTATTTTTGCTTTGTCGCCTATCCTTTAGATCTATTTGAAGAAGGGTCAGTCACCAACATGCTGACCTCTATCGTTGGTAACGTTTTCGGATTCAAAGCGCTACGTGCCTTGCGCCTAGAAGACCTGCGCATTCCCGTTGCCTATCTGAAAACCTTCCAAGGTCCTCCTCATGGTATTACTGTAGAGCGAGATAAGTTGAACAAATACGGTCGCCCTCTACTCGGCTGTACCATTAAACCCAAACTGGGTCTATCGGCTAAAAACTACGGTCGTGCCGTTTACGAGTGTCTGCGCGGCGGCTTAGACTTAACCAAAGACGACGAAAACATCAACTCTCAACCCTTCATGCGCTGGCGCGATCGCTTCCTCTTCGTACAAGAGGCGATCGAAAAAGCCCAAGCCGAAACCAACGAAATCAAGGGTCACTACCTCAACGTAACGGCTCCTACAGTCGAAGAAATGCTCAAGCGGGCGCAATTCGCCAAGGAAATCGGCACGCCCATTATCATGCACGACTATCTCACGGGTGGTTTCACCGCTAATACTACCCTGGCGAAGTTCTGCCGCGATAACGGTTTGTTGCTTCATATCCACCGTGCGATGCACGCCGTAATCGACCGTCAGAAAAACCATGGCATTCACTTCCGCGTATTGGCGAAGTGCTTGCGCATGTCTGGTGGCGATCACCTGCACTCCGGTACTGTCGTTGGTAAACTCGAAGGCGAACGCGGTATCACGATGGGCTTCGTCGATCTGATGCGCGAAGACTACATCGAAGAAGATCGCGCTCGCGGGATCTTCTTCACCCAAGACTGGGCTTCCATGCCTGGAGTATTCCCCGTCGCTTCTGGCGGTATTCACGTATGGCATATGCCTGCGCTGGTAGAAATCTTCGGCGATGATGCTTGCTTCCAATTCGGCGGCGGTACGCTCGGACACCCCTGGGGGAACGCACCTGGTGCAACGGCTAACCGCGTGGCTTTGGAGGCTTGTATTCAAGCTCGTAATGAAGGTCGTTCGCTAGCTCGCGAAGGTAACGACGTGATCCGCGAAGCCGCTCGCTGGTCTCCCGAACTCGCTGCTGCTTGCGAACTGTGGAAGGAAATCAAGTTCGAGTTTGAGGCAGTGGATACACTCTAA